In one Carettochelys insculpta isolate YL-2023 chromosome 6, ASM3395843v1, whole genome shotgun sequence genomic region, the following are encoded:
- the LOC142014086 gene encoding olfactory receptor 5AR1-like, with translation MEEGNHSMVTDFILSGLTDHPELQAPLFVLFLLTYIITLVGNGGMILLITINSRLHTPMYFFLRNLSFCDLCYSSTIVPKMLLNFLAKSNSISYTSCAVQLYFFISCADIECLLLAVMAYDRYVAICNPLLYTVVMSRQRCNQLAAGCYAVGLVDALIHTCCTFQLSFCSSNVINHFYCDIRPLLVLSCIDTHFNDIVMFVFMGFIILGGVVIVLLSYIYIICTILQIRSAEGQRKAFSTCTFHLTAVVIFYGTQLFVCLHPTSSNMDMDKIACVFYTVVIPMLNPLIYSLRNTEVKEALRNVMNKLLINS, from the coding sequence ATGGAAGAGGGAAATCACTCGATGGTGACTGACTTCATTCTCTCAGGACTGACAGATCAtccagagctgcaggcccctCTTTTTGTATTGTTCCTACTTACCTATATTATCACCCTGGTGGGGAATGGGGGGATGATCttattaatcacaattaattcaagactccacacccccatgtactttttcctcaGGAATTTGTCTTTCTGTGATCTCTGCTATTCATCTACAATTGTCCCTAAGATGTTGCTCAATTTTTTAGCCAAGAGCAACAGCATTTCCTATACTTCTTGCGCTGTGCAATTGTATTTCTTTATCTCTTGTGCAGATATTGAGTGTCTCTTGCTGGCTGTGATGGCCTATGACCGTTATGTGGCTATCTGCAATCCACTGCTCTATACGGTAGTCATGTCCAGGCAGCGCTGTAACCAGCTGGCGGCTGGATGCTATGCTGTGGGGTTGGTGGATGCACTGATACACACATGTTGTACATTTCAGCTCTCATTCTGTAGCTCCAATGTCATCAATCACTTCTATTGTGATATTCGCCCActgctggtgctctcctgcattGATACACACTTCAATGACATTGTGATGTTTGTCTTCATGGGCTTTATTATATTGGGTGGTGTTGTGATTGTCCTCCTGTCCTACATCTATATCATCTGCACTATCCTGCAGATCCGCTCTGCCGAAGGGCAGcgcaaagccttctccacctgcactTTCCACTTAACGGCTGTGGTCATATTTTATGGCACACAGCTCTTTGTATGTTTGCATCCCACCTCCAGCAATATGGACATGGACAAAATAGCCTGCGTGTTTTACACGGTGGTGATCCCCATGTTGAACCCCCTCATCTACAGCCTGAGGAACACAGAGGTGAAGGAAGCCCTGAGGAATGTGATGAATAAACTCCTGATCAATTCTTGA
- the LOC142014087 gene encoding olfactory receptor 5AR1-like → MEEGNHSMVTDFILSGLTDHPELQVPLFGLFLLIYIITLVGNGGMILLITINSRLHTPMYFFLRNLSFCDLCYSSAIVPKMLLNFLSERNNISYISCALQMYFFISCADIECLLLAVMAYDRYVAICNPLLYGVTMSRWRYKQLAAGCYAVGLVDALIHTCCTFQLSFCSSNVINHFFCDIPPLLALSCFDTQINEIVMFAFTGFIILSSVVIVLLSYIYIICTILQIHSAKGQHKAFSTCTFHLTAVVIFFGTQLFVCLHPTFSYMDTDKIASVFYTVVIPMLNPLIYSMRNREVKDAMRNVMNKILIIS, encoded by the coding sequence ATGGAAGAGGGAAATCACTCGATGGTGACTGACTTCATTCTCTCAGGACTGACAGATCATCCAGAGCTGCAGGTCCCCCTCTTTGGATTGTTCCTACTGATATATATTATCACCCTGGTGGGGAATGGGGGAATGATCttattaatcacaattaattcaagactccacacccccatgtactttttcctcaGGAATTTGTCTTTCTGTGATCTCTGCTATTCATCTGCAATTGTCCCTAAGATGCTCCTCAATTTTTTAAGTGAAAGGAACAACATTTCTTATATCTCTTGTGCCTTGCAAATGTATTTCTTTATCTCTTGTGCAGATATTGAGTGTCTCTTGCTGGCTGTGATGGCCTATGACCGTTATGTGGCCATCTGCAATCCACTGCTCTATGGGGTCACCATGTCCAGGTGGCGTTATAAGCAGCTGGCGGCTGGATGCTATGCTGTGGGGTTGGTAGATGCACTGATACACACTTGTTGTACATTTCAGCTCTCATTCTGTAGCTCCAATGTCATCAATCACTTCTTTTGTGACATTCCCCcactgctggccctctcctgcttTGACACCCAAATCAATGAGATTGTGATGTTTGCCTTCACTGGCTTTATTATACTCAGCAGTGTTGTGATTGTCCTCCTGTCCTACATCTATATTATCTGCACTATCCTGCAGATCCACTCTGCCAAAGGTCAGcacaaagccttctccacctgcactTTCCACTTAACGGCGGTGGTCATATTTTTTGGCACACAGCTCTTTGTATGTTTGCATCCCACCTTCAGCTATATGGACACAGACAAAATAGCCTCTGTTTTTTACACGGTGGTGATCCCCATGTTGAACCCCCTCATCTACAGCATGAGAAATAGGGAGGTGAAGGACGCAATGAGGAACGTGATGAATAAAATCCTGATCATTTCTTGA
- the LOC142015192 gene encoding olfactory receptor 5AR1-like has protein sequence MEMGNHSVVTEFILSGLTDRSELQVPLFGVFLLIYVITLVGNGGMILLITSDSQLHTPMYFFLRNLSFCDLCYSSVFAPKMLQNFLAEKKSISYTACAMQIYFFICFADIESLLLAVMAYDRYVAICNPLFYKVAMFRQHCNQLVAGCYAVGLADALIQACCMLQLSFCSSNIINHFYCDIPPLLELSCSDTHISEIAMFASLCYIVLSSFVIILLSYVYIISTILGIRSTKGRSKAFFTCTYHLISVVIFYGTQLFMYSRPTSSYSMEMDKLASVFYTLLIPMLNPLIYSLRNSEVKDALRKAINKRLSNP, from the coding sequence ATGGAAATGGGAAATCACTCTGTGGTGACTGAGTTCATTCTCTCAGGACTGACTGATCGATCAGAGCTGCAGGTCCCTCTCTTTGGGGTGTTCCTATTGATTTATGTTATCACCCTGGTGGGGAATGGGGGGATGATCTTGTTAATCACAAGTGACTCCcaactccacacccccatgtactttttcctcaGAAATTTGTCCTTCTGTGATCTCTGCTATTCCTCGGTATTTGCTCCTAAGATGCTGCAGAATTTCCTAGCTGAGAAGAAGAGCATTTCTTACACAGCGTGTGCCATGCAAATATATTTCTTCATCTGTTTTGCAGATATTGAGTCTCTCTTGCTGGCTGTGATGGCATATGACCGTTATGTGGCCATCTGTAACCCATTGTTTTATAAGGTTGCCATGTTTAGGCAGCATTGTAACCAGCTAGTGGCTGGATGCTATGCTGTGGGGTTGGCAGATGCATTGATACAAGCATGTTGTATGCTTCAGCTGTCATTCTGCAGCTCCAACATCATTAATCATTTCTACTGTGACatccccccattgctggagctcTCCTGTTCTGACACTCACATCAGTGAAATTGCCATGTTTGCCTCCTTGTGCTATATTGTATTGAGCAGCTTTGTGATCATCCTCCTCTCCTATGTCTATATCATCTCCACCATCCTGGGGATCCGGTCCACCAAGGGCCGGAGCAAAGCCTTCTTCACCTGCACTTACCACTTGATTTCAGTGGTTATATTTTATGGCACTCAGCTTTTCATGTATTCGCGTCCCACCTCCAGCTATTCCATGGAAATGGACAAATTAGCTTCAGTGTTTTACACGCTGCTGATCCCTATGTTGAATCCCCTCATCTACAGCCTGAGGAACTCAGAGGTGAAGGATGCCCTGAGGAAAGCAATCAATAAACGCCTAAGCAATCCCTGA
- the LOC142015191 gene encoding olfactory receptor 5AR1-like — MEFPKQRKEGMEEGNHSVVTEFILSGLTDRPELQVPLFLVFLLIYVITLVGNGGMILLITIDPQLHTPMYFFLRNLSFCDLCYSSVFAPKMLQNFLVERKSISYTACAVQIYLFVALIDIECLLLALMAYDRYVAICNPLFYGVSMSRWRCNLLVAGVSSMGLVDALIQICCMFRLSFCSSNIINHFCCDIPPLLELSCSDTHISEIVMFASLCYIVLSSFVVILLSYICIISTILGIRTTEGRHKAFSTCTYHMVVVAMFYGTQFFMYLRPSSSYSMTTDKITSVFYTVVIPMLNPLIYSLRNKEVKDAMRKAINKLLSNP, encoded by the exons ATGGAATTCCCTAAACAGAGGAAAG AGGGGATGGAAGAGGGAAATCACTCGGTGGTGACTGAGTTCATTCTCTCAGGGCTGACAGATCGTCCAGAGCTGCAGGTCCCCCTCTTTCTGGTGTTCCTATTGATTTATGTTATCACCCTGGTGGGGAATGGGGGGATGATCTTGTTAATCACAATTGACCCCcaactccacacccccatgtactttttcctcaGAAATTTGTCCTTTTGTGATCTCTGCTATTCCTCGGTATTTGCTCCTAAGATGCTGCAGAATTTCTTGGTTGAGAGGAAGAGCATTTCTTACACTGCCTGTGCtgtgcaaatatatttatttgttgCTCTTATAGATATAGAGTGCCTCTTGCTGGCTCTCATGGCATATGACCGTTATGTGGCCATCTGTAACCCACTGTTCTATGGGGTCAGCATGTCCAGGTGGCGTTGTAACCTGCTGGTGGCTGGTGTCTCTTCTATGGGGTTGGTGGATGCACTGATACAAATATGTTGTATGTTTCGGCTGTCATTCTGCAGTTCCAACATCATCAATCATTTCTGCTGTGACATTCCCCCACTGCTGGAGCTCTCCTGCTCTGACACCCATATCAGTGAGATTGTCATGTTTGCCTCCTTGTGCTATATTGTATTGAGCAGCTTTGTGGTCATCCTCCTCTCCTATATCTGTATCATCTCCACCATCCTGGGGATCCGGACCACTGAGGGCCGGcacaaagccttctccacctgtaCTTACCATATGGTTGTTGTGGCTATGTTCTATGGCACTCAGTTCTTCATGTATTTACGTCCCAGCTCCAGCTATTCCATGACAACGGACAAAATAACTTCGGTCTTTTACACAGTGGTGATCCCCATGCTGAATCCCCTCATCTACAGCCTGAGAAACAAGGAGGTAAAGGACGCCATGAGGAAAGCAATCAATAAACTCCTAAGCAATCCATGA
- the LOC142015190 gene encoding olfactory receptor 5AR1-like yields the protein MEKGNHSVVTEFILSGLTDHLELQVPLFSVFLLIYVITLLGNGGMILLITTEPRLHTPMYFFLRNLSFCDLCYASVIAPRMLFNFLTKRKTISYTACAVQIYFFVSFSDIECLLLAAMAYDRYVAICNPLLYRITMCRWRCHQLVAGCYALGLVDSMILTCSTFQLTFCSSNVINYFCCDIPPLLALSCSDTHINEILMFSSMCYIVMSSFVIIVLSYIFIISTILQIRSAEGRRKAFSTCTFHLITVGMLHGTLLFIYLRPTSNYSQMTDKVASVFYTAVIPMLNPIVYSLRNTEVKEALRKSISKFRGNL from the coding sequence ATGGAAAAGGGAAATCACTCTGTGGTGACTGAGTTCATTCTCTCAGGACTGACTGAtcatctggagctgcaggtccccCTGTTCAGTGTTTTCCTATTGATTTATGTTATCACCCTGctggggaatggtgggatgaTCTTATTAATCACAACTGAGCCAAGACTACATACCCCCATGTATTTTTTCCTCAGGAATTTGTCTTTCTGTGATCTCTGTTATGCCTCAGTAATCGCCCCCAGGATGTTGTTCAATTTCTTAACCAAGAGGAAAACCATTTCTTATACTGCCTGCGCTGTGCAAATCTACTTCTTTGTGTCTTTTTCAGATATTGAGTGCCTCTTGTTGGCTGCGATGGCATATGACCGGTATGTGGCTATTTGTAACCCACTGCTCTATAGGATCACCATGTGCAGGTGGCGTTGTCATCAGCTGGTGGCTGGATGCTACGCTCTGGGGTTGGTGGATTCAATGATACTCACTTGTTCTACTTTTCAGCTGACATTCTGCAGCTCCAATGTCATTAATTATTTCTGCTGTGACATCCCCCCactgctggcgctctcctgctcCGACACCCATATCAATGAGATTCTAATGTTTTCTTCCATGTGCTATATTGTAATGAGCAGCTTTGTGATCATCGTCCTCTCCTACATCTTTATCATCTCCACCATCTTGCAGATCCGCTCTGCAGAAGGCCGGCgcaaggccttttccacctgcacGTTCCACTTGATCACAGTGGGTATGCTTCATGGCACTCTACTCTTCATTTATTTACGTCCCACCTCCAACTATTCCCAGATGACAGACAAAGTAGCGTCAGTGTTTTACACAGCTGTGATCCCTATGCTAAACCCCATTGTCTACAGCCTGAGAAATACAGAGGTGAAAGAAGCCCTGAGGAAATCAATCAGTAAATTCCGAGGCAACCTGTGA